The following coding sequences are from one bacterium SCSIO 12741 window:
- a CDS encoding aminotransferase class I/II-fold pyridoxal phosphate-dependent enzyme: MTIDLRSDTVTHPTPGMLDAMVQAKVGDDVFGEDPTVIELEQFAASLFNKEAGLFFPSGTFANQVAIQVHTRPGDSVICDHNAHVYRYEGGGMSANSGVSPILLEGDRGRLSADQVKAALPPDDPHFSKVKLVCLENTSNKGGGSIYRLESIREIRTLCIDNRMALHLDGARVFNALIAKKSNPRELGRYFDSLSVCLSKGLGAPVGSLLLGDQEFIYEAKRVRKRMGGGMRQAGFLAAAGLFAMNNQVDRLADDHRRARQLADMLKDQSYVQEVLPVETNIVIYRLDDAMDVNEYIQLLDSHGLKVVPFGPGLVRMVTHLDFTDTMLAEIPSRLSI, encoded by the coding sequence ATGACTATAGACTTAAGAAGTGATACCGTTACTCATCCAACTCCAGGAATGCTGGACGCGATGGTGCAAGCCAAAGTAGGGGATGACGTATTTGGAGAAGATCCTACCGTAATCGAATTGGAGCAATTCGCAGCCTCCCTTTTTAATAAAGAAGCTGGCTTATTTTTCCCAAGTGGAACTTTTGCAAACCAGGTGGCCATTCAGGTTCATACCCGCCCCGGCGATTCGGTAATTTGTGATCACAACGCTCATGTCTATCGTTATGAAGGGGGAGGGATGTCCGCCAATTCAGGTGTAAGTCCTATTCTGCTCGAAGGAGATAGAGGCCGACTTTCCGCCGATCAGGTGAAGGCTGCTCTACCGCCCGATGATCCTCATTTTTCGAAAGTAAAACTGGTTTGCCTGGAGAATACCTCCAACAAAGGTGGAGGTAGTATCTACCGCCTGGAGTCTATTCGGGAAATCAGAACCTTGTGTATCGACAATCGGATGGCTTTGCACTTGGATGGAGCTCGGGTGTTTAATGCCTTGATTGCCAAAAAATCGAACCCAAGAGAATTAGGGCGCTATTTCGACTCTCTAAGTGTTTGTTTGTCCAAGGGGCTTGGAGCTCCGGTCGGTTCTTTGCTTTTGGGCGATCAGGAATTTATTTACGAAGCCAAGCGGGTACGTAAGAGAATGGGTGGAGGTATGAGACAGGCGGGCTTTTTGGCTGCTGCAGGCCTTTTTGCCATGAACAACCAAGTGGATCGGTTAGCAGATGATCACAGAAGGGCTCGGCAATTGGCCGATATGCTCAAGGATCAGTCCTATGTTCAAGAGGTGCTACCAGTGGAAACCAATATTGTCATTTACCGCTTGGATGACGCCATGGATGTTAACGAATACATTCAGTTGCTCGATAGCCATGGTTTAAAAGTGGTTCCTTTCGGTCCTGGTTTGGTCAGGATGGTTACTCATTTGGATTTTACAGACACGATGCTGGCTGAAATTCCAAGTCGACTGTCTATCTAA
- a CDS encoding O-methyltransferase, which translates to MEFLDPILDDYVVRHSADEPDLLKNLNRETHLKVLIPRMIAGHYQGRVLSMLSFMIRPRVVLEIGTYTGYSAMCFAEGMPEDGVVHTIDHNEELQDIQDRYFEQCENRDKIKRYIGTAAKIIDDIEGNFDLVYIDADKENYAHYFDQVIDRMNPGGYIIADNVLWSGKVLEEAAAGDQETQALQAYNMKIKKDPRVDNVLLPIRDGLMVARVK; encoded by the coding sequence ATGGAGTTTTTAGATCCCATTCTGGATGATTACGTAGTTCGGCATTCTGCCGATGAGCCTGACCTTCTGAAAAACCTGAATCGGGAGACGCATCTCAAAGTGCTGATTCCTCGAATGATCGCCGGACACTACCAAGGTCGTGTATTAAGCATGTTGTCATTTATGATTAGGCCCAGGGTGGTTCTCGAAATTGGAACCTATACCGGATACTCGGCCATGTGTTTTGCAGAAGGAATGCCTGAAGATGGGGTTGTCCATACCATTGATCACAACGAAGAGTTGCAGGATATTCAGGACCGTTACTTCGAGCAATGTGAAAACCGGGATAAGATCAAACGCTATATCGGAACAGCCGCTAAAATTATTGACGACATTGAAGGCAATTTTGACCTGGTATACATCGACGCGGACAAGGAAAATTATGCCCACTATTTTGATCAGGTTATTGATCGTATGAATCCTGGAGGATACATCATTGCCGATAATGTTCTTTGGAGTGGAAAAGTACTCGAGGAAGCGGCTGCTGGTGATCAGGAAACTCAAGCTCTTCAGGCTTACAACATGAAAATAAAAAAGGACCCTAGGGTGGATAACGTACTTCTGCCGATTCGAGACGGCTTGATGGTAGCAAGGGTAAAGTAA
- a CDS encoding trypsin-like peptidase domain-containing protein yields MKKIYGLVLALVASFSLSAQDLVALYEKVDPAVVVIYTEGKEALGGGSRLNQVSAQGLGSGVLIDSEKGLIMTAAHVVQGADKVQVEFVTGESIPATIVRSVPHSDVALIKLDWKPFKAVKAVPLGNSENVKVGEDIFIIGAPMGLEHSLSRGVISGRHYVNRVTGSGKKLEFFQTDASINQGNSGGPMFNMKGEVIGLVSYILTQSGGFEGIGFAASSEIASKMLLEENHFWTGLESVYVTDEIAAALNVPQPGGLLVQKVVKVSPTGRMGLQGGTFKAYIEGEEVLIGGDIILSVNGVPFTTEENLEKANDILVNLPPGGEFTLSVLRAGKIMDVKGNVPTN; encoded by the coding sequence ATGAAAAAGATTTATGGTTTAGTTCTGGCCCTGGTAGCCAGCTTTTCGCTATCCGCACAGGATTTAGTGGCTTTGTATGAAAAGGTTGATCCGGCCGTAGTGGTGATTTATACCGAGGGCAAAGAAGCGCTTGGCGGTGGTAGTCGATTGAATCAAGTTTCTGCTCAGGGATTGGGCAGTGGAGTATTAATAGACAGTGAAAAAGGCCTGATTATGACCGCGGCTCATGTGGTTCAAGGGGCAGATAAAGTACAGGTTGAATTCGTAACCGGCGAATCCATCCCAGCTACCATTGTGAGAAGTGTTCCTCATTCTGATGTGGCCTTGATTAAACTCGACTGGAAGCCTTTTAAAGCCGTAAAAGCAGTCCCACTCGGAAACAGCGAAAACGTAAAGGTGGGTGAAGATATTTTTATCATTGGAGCGCCAATGGGGTTGGAGCATTCCCTTTCTCGTGGAGTAATTAGTGGACGTCATTATGTGAACCGGGTGACTGGTTCCGGTAAGAAGTTGGAGTTTTTTCAAACCGATGCTTCTATCAACCAGGGAAACTCCGGTGGCCCCATGTTCAATATGAAAGGCGAGGTGATCGGATTGGTGAGCTACATTCTCACTCAAAGTGGTGGATTTGAAGGAATCGGTTTCGCAGCCAGTTCTGAAATTGCCTCCAAAATGCTATTGGAAGAAAATCATTTTTGGACCGGACTTGAAAGTGTTTACGTAACAGATGAAATTGCTGCGGCGCTCAACGTTCCGCAACCCGGTGGATTGCTGGTTCAAAAGGTGGTTAAGGTTTCGCCTACCGGGAGAATGGGACTTCAAGGAGGAACATTTAAGGCCTACATCGAAGGAGAAGAAGTGCTCATCGGTGGAGACATTATTTTGAGTGTTAACGGAGTGCCTTTTACAACGGAAGAAAACCTGGAAAAAGCGAACGACATTCTGGTCAATCTACCTCCGGGAGGAGAGTTTACCTTGAGCGTATTACGAGCTGGAAAGATTATGGACGTTAAAGGAAATGTTCCTACAAATTAG
- the gatB gene encoding Asp-tRNA(Asn)/Glu-tRNA(Gln) amidotransferase subunit GatB, translating into MYKMYDKYEAVIGLEVHAQLQTESKAYSSDRNEYGAAPNSLVSAITLAHPGTLPRFNKKTLEHAIRLGLACGCEIREENRFSRKNYFYADMPKGYQITQDDTPICNGGSVRIRLEDGSEKEIHLTRIHMEEDSGKSIHDQDPFNTLIDLNRAGVPLVEIVTEPDLRSGEEAYQYLSEVRKLVRYMDICDGNMEEGSLRCDANISVKLRESDKFGIKVEVKNMNSMRNVQRAIEFEINRQIDCLENGDEIFMETRSFDALSGTTASMRSKEEANDYRYFPEPDLLPVFVTEKDIEAVRSNMPPLPSDLFKKYTSELGLSEYDAGLITDSKPIALYYEELVAHTKHYKSAANWLMGEVKGYLNEKGLGVDEFPISAANLAALVNLIADGKVSNSVASQKIYPELLKNPEEAPQSIAEKNNWIQESNEDALLEFVEAVLQNNPAKVEEYKQGKKGLIGMFMGEVMKMSRGKADPKLANKMLREKLEQ; encoded by the coding sequence ATGTATAAAATGTACGATAAATACGAGGCTGTAATTGGACTTGAAGTCCACGCTCAATTACAGACCGAGAGCAAGGCTTATTCTTCCGATCGGAATGAATATGGTGCAGCACCCAATTCCTTGGTAAGTGCCATTACCCTCGCTCATCCGGGAACTTTGCCTCGATTCAATAAAAAAACGTTGGAACATGCCATCCGATTGGGATTGGCTTGTGGATGTGAGATCCGGGAAGAGAACCGTTTTTCCAGAAAAAACTACTTCTACGCGGATATGCCTAAGGGGTATCAGATTACGCAGGACGATACTCCTATATGTAACGGTGGATCGGTGCGTATTCGATTAGAGGATGGCAGTGAAAAGGAAATTCACCTGACCCGTATCCATATGGAGGAAGATTCCGGGAAAAGTATTCACGATCAGGATCCATTCAACACCTTAATTGACCTGAATCGTGCAGGCGTTCCTTTGGTGGAGATTGTAACGGAGCCAGACTTAAGAAGTGGAGAAGAAGCTTATCAGTATTTATCTGAGGTTAGAAAGCTCGTTCGTTACATGGATATCTGTGATGGTAACATGGAAGAAGGAAGTTTGCGTTGCGATGCCAATATTTCAGTAAAACTTCGCGAATCGGATAAATTTGGAATCAAGGTAGAGGTAAAAAACATGAACTCGATGCGTAACGTTCAACGTGCTATTGAGTTTGAAATCAATCGCCAGATCGATTGCCTCGAAAATGGAGATGAAATCTTCATGGAAACCCGCTCTTTCGATGCTTTATCTGGAACTACAGCCAGTATGCGTAGTAAGGAAGAAGCCAATGATTACCGCTACTTCCCAGAACCTGATCTTCTACCGGTATTTGTTACCGAAAAAGACATTGAAGCCGTGCGTAGCAACATGCCGCCTTTACCATCGGATCTGTTTAAGAAATACACGAGTGAATTGGGCTTGTCAGAATACGACGCCGGCCTGATCACCGATTCGAAGCCAATTGCCTTGTATTACGAGGAGCTGGTTGCTCATACCAAGCATTATAAGTCAGCTGCCAACTGGCTTATGGGTGAGGTGAAAGGGTATTTGAATGAAAAAGGATTGGGCGTAGATGAGTTCCCCATTTCTGCAGCTAACCTGGCCGCCCTTGTAAATTTGATTGCTGATGGCAAAGTGAGTAACTCGGTAGCCAGCCAGAAGATTTACCCGGAATTGCTCAAGAACCCTGAAGAAGCACCCCAGTCGATTGCTGAAAAAAATAACTGGATTCAGGAAAGTAATGAAGATGCCTTGTTGGAATTTGTAGAAGCAGTGCTTCAAAACAATCCAGCTAAGGTCGAAGAGTACAAACAAGGGAAAAAAGGCCTCATTGGAATGTTTATGGGTGAGGTGATGAAAATGTCCCGTGGAAAGGCTGACCCCAAATTGGCCAATAAAATGTTGAGAGAAAAACTGGAACAATAA
- a CDS encoding purine-nucleoside phosphorylase — MLKEISSTADFLREQTGEKPVVGLVLGSGLGNLTDSMEITHSFDYKDIPGFPETTVEGHAGRLVFGRLNGKPVVAMQGRFHYYEGHSMHTLVFPIRVMAKLGVKYLFLSNASGGVNPDFEIGDLMIQTDHINLFPSNPLMGPNEDELGPRFPDMSQSYNANLIQMATDAANKLGIKVQKGIYAGVSGPCLETPAEYHYIRVIGADTVGMSTVPEVIAGHHMGLACFAMSVITDLGVPGKIVKVTHEDVQRAAEAAEPKMAAIIGEMLDHLPD, encoded by the coding sequence ATGTTGAAAGAAATATCCAGTACAGCTGATTTCCTCCGGGAACAAACAGGGGAAAAGCCGGTTGTAGGGTTAGTTCTTGGATCCGGTTTGGGCAACTTGACGGACTCCATGGAAATTACCCATTCCTTTGATTATAAAGATATTCCAGGTTTTCCTGAAACGACGGTTGAAGGCCATGCCGGAAGGTTGGTGTTTGGTCGTTTAAATGGGAAGCCGGTTGTGGCCATGCAAGGGCGCTTCCATTACTACGAAGGGCATTCCATGCATACGCTTGTTTTCCCCATTCGGGTGATGGCAAAATTGGGAGTTAAGTATCTCTTTTTATCCAATGCTTCAGGTGGTGTGAATCCTGATTTTGAAATCGGAGATCTGATGATTCAGACGGATCATATTAACCTCTTTCCTTCTAATCCTCTTATGGGGCCAAATGAAGATGAGTTGGGTCCACGTTTTCCGGATATGAGTCAGTCCTATAATGCCAATCTAATTCAAATGGCTACGGATGCGGCCAACAAACTCGGTATTAAAGTGCAGAAGGGTATTTATGCCGGAGTGAGTGGTCCTTGCCTGGAAACTCCTGCTGAGTACCATTACATTCGGGTGATCGGAGCCGACACGGTTGGGATGTCTACGGTACCAGAAGTAATCGCCGGTCACCACATGGGATTGGCTTGTTTTGCCATGTCGGTAATTACAGACTTGGGAGTGCCAGGTAAAATTGTGAAAGTAACCCACGAAGATGTGCAGCGTGCAGCCGAAGCGGCAGAGCCTAAAATGGCAGCTATTATCGGTGAAATGTTGGACCATTTACCTGACTGA
- a CDS encoding Nif3-like dinuclear metal center hexameric protein encodes MKIQEIIRSLEKWAPPALQESYDNAGVICGDTQQELTEILVSLDCTEAIVDEAIQKGCNLIVSHHPIVFRGLKSLTGKNYVERTVIKAIQNNIVLYATHTNLDHVSTGVNFQIGQKLGIENPKILAPKKDLLQKLVTFCPKQQAEEVRQALFDAGAGHIGQYDHCSFNQAGSGTFRASESANPYVGEIGKEHLEEEVRIEVVLPAYSKNQIISALLKAHPYEEVAWDLYNLANEHPTTGAGMVGDLSEPMEVEAFLTLLKERFKVPVVRHTPLVKSKVQRIAWCGGAGSFLIGQAKRAGADLYLTGDVKYHEFFDAEDDLIIADIGHFESEQFTIQLIASHLKQNFSKFASHLTEVNTNPVKYF; translated from the coding sequence ATGAAGATTCAAGAAATCATTCGATCCCTCGAAAAATGGGCCCCTCCAGCACTTCAGGAATCCTACGACAATGCCGGCGTGATTTGTGGAGACACCCAACAGGAACTCACTGAAATTCTGGTGAGTTTGGATTGTACAGAAGCTATTGTGGATGAAGCCATTCAAAAAGGATGCAATCTCATTGTATCTCATCACCCTATAGTTTTTCGAGGTTTAAAGTCGTTGACCGGAAAAAATTACGTGGAACGCACGGTTATCAAAGCGATTCAAAACAACATTGTGCTTTATGCTACCCACACCAATCTGGATCACGTTTCCACAGGGGTAAATTTTCAGATTGGCCAGAAACTGGGCATTGAAAACCCGAAAATTTTAGCCCCGAAAAAAGACCTTTTGCAAAAGCTGGTCACATTTTGTCCTAAACAACAAGCCGAAGAGGTACGTCAAGCTTTATTTGATGCCGGTGCCGGCCACATCGGTCAATATGATCATTGCTCCTTTAATCAAGCGGGATCCGGAACTTTCAGAGCCTCTGAATCTGCGAATCCCTATGTGGGAGAAATCGGAAAGGAACACCTGGAAGAAGAGGTACGCATCGAAGTGGTGTTGCCGGCCTACTCCAAAAATCAAATTATTTCTGCTTTGCTCAAGGCCCATCCGTACGAAGAAGTCGCCTGGGACCTCTACAACCTGGCGAACGAGCACCCCACAACGGGTGCAGGTATGGTTGGCGACTTGAGTGAACCCATGGAAGTTGAAGCTTTTCTTACACTGCTTAAAGAGAGATTCAAGGTCCCGGTTGTTCGCCATACTCCCTTGGTAAAATCTAAAGTTCAGCGAATTGCCTGGTGTGGTGGAGCTGGAAGCTTTCTGATTGGGCAAGCCAAAAGAGCAGGTGCCGACCTCTATCTCACAGGCGACGTAAAATACCACGAATTCTTCGATGCTGAAGACGATTTAATCATTGCAGACATCGGGCACTTTGAAAGTGAGCAATTTACGATCCAATTGATTGCATCGCATCTAAAGCAAAATTTTTCTAAATTTGCATCCCATTTGACGGAGGTAAATACTAATCCTGTAAAATACTTTTAA
- the lpxK gene encoding tetraacyldisaccharide 4'-kinase codes for MKVLRFILLPVSLLYAAVVLVRNFLYDIGVFSSQRYTFPLINVGNLAAGGTGKSPHVEYLLKLLSKDYRFTSLSRGYGRKTSGFAEVLSESTFVECGDEPVMIKSNYPEVPIFVDGNRRRGLREIFKKYSETQGVILDDAFQHRSVTPGLNILLTDYSRLYIQDFVLPTGYLREPRRGANRADIIVVTKCPDIFSPVDARAIRKRLKVKPYQSVYFSYIKYGALKPVYSSLPPFEGKLNAQLSVLLFTGIAKPGNLYYKIKNSVKEVEHLRFSDHHAFGMSDINRIVSGYEGLKGERKIILTTEKDSIRMQLPGIREILESYPIYYLPIEVTFHGKDQQEFDERIINYVERNIQYS; via the coding sequence ATGAAAGTACTACGGTTCATATTGCTACCCGTCTCCCTGTTGTACGCTGCTGTTGTTCTGGTGAGGAATTTTCTGTACGACATCGGAGTCTTTTCCAGCCAACGGTATACCTTCCCCTTAATCAATGTGGGGAACCTCGCTGCCGGTGGAACGGGTAAAAGTCCACATGTGGAGTATTTGTTGAAATTGCTTAGCAAAGACTATCGTTTTACATCCCTAAGTCGGGGGTACGGAAGAAAAACATCAGGTTTTGCCGAGGTTTTATCCGAATCCACGTTTGTAGAGTGCGGGGATGAACCGGTCATGATTAAATCCAATTACCCTGAGGTGCCGATTTTCGTTGATGGAAATCGCAGAAGAGGCCTTCGGGAAATTTTCAAGAAATACAGCGAAACACAAGGTGTTATTTTGGATGATGCATTCCAGCATCGATCAGTTACTCCAGGCCTTAATATTCTATTGACCGATTACAGTCGACTATACATTCAGGATTTTGTTCTTCCAACCGGATATTTGCGTGAACCTCGCAGAGGTGCCAATCGGGCAGATATTATTGTGGTGACTAAGTGTCCGGATATTTTTTCTCCGGTGGATGCCAGAGCCATTCGCAAAAGGTTAAAGGTTAAGCCCTACCAGTCGGTCTATTTTTCCTACATCAAATACGGGGCGCTAAAACCTGTTTATTCCTCTTTACCACCTTTTGAAGGTAAGTTGAATGCTCAGCTTTCTGTTCTCTTATTTACTGGAATAGCTAAGCCGGGTAACCTCTATTATAAGATCAAAAATTCCGTAAAGGAAGTAGAGCACTTGAGGTTTTCGGATCACCACGCTTTTGGAATGTCCGATATCAATCGAATAGTTTCGGGCTATGAAGGGCTGAAAGGGGAACGTAAAATTATTCTCACTACGGAGAAAGATTCCATTAGAATGCAACTACCAGGAATCCGGGAAATCCTGGAATCCTATCCTATATATTACTTGCCGATCGAAGTGACTTTCCACGGAAAAGATCAGCAGGAGTTTGACGAAAGAATCATTAATTATGTTGAAAGAAATATCCAGTACAGCTGA